A genomic segment from Salvelinus alpinus chromosome 8, SLU_Salpinus.1, whole genome shotgun sequence encodes:
- the LOC139582691 gene encoding echinoderm microtubule-associated protein-like 1 isoform X1: MASGTSMEDSPMEELVDQGLGMEEMGLRRPSLRETYHQDSLLAPDTDFMTDDCSSAASGIDVADRLTYLEQRMQIQDDEIQLLKMALADVLKRLNISEEHQATNAKKGPAEKAARPVSLALLSRPSMNSLASLKKSSTSSTMPSTSTTRNYSPLPGASAKSGVKSSAGSLKDCTSKTARPGPRPGPSGSTAAPGSKKADSKTKEPAASVGSRHVTHCKVTMQIYLSPQTKGTGSSEVAKSAPTVPNSRPTRTPTPPQTKGVPPTSDRTKPKTRKTHPAFTLPLQKSTNQNTYSPLDTFNYKSPFKSPSHYFQICY, translated from the exons ATGGCGTCTGGGACGTCGATGGAGGACAGTCCCATGGAGGAGTTGGTGGACCAGGGGTTGGGGATGGAGGAGATGGGACTGAGGAGGCCCTCTCTTAGGGAGACCTACCACCAAGACTCCCTGCTGGCTCCAGACACAGACTTCATGaccg ATGACTGCAGCTCTGCAGCGAGCGGGATAGATGTAGCAGACCGCCTGACATACCTGGAGCAGCGGATGCAGATACAGGATGATGAGATCCAGCTTCTGAAGATGGCCCTGGCAGACGTCCTCAAGAGACTCAACATCTCAGAGGAACACCAGGCCACCAACGCCAAGAAAGGACCTGCTGAGAAAG CAGCTAGGCCTGTGTCTCTTGCCCTGCTGTCCAGACCATCAATGAACAGCCTTGCCTCTCTGAAGAAAAGCTCCACAAGCTCTACAATgccctctacctccaccacacGGAACTACAGCCCCTTACCAGGAGCATCAGCCAAGAG TGGTGTGAAGAGTTCAGCAGGCAGTCTGAAGGACTGTACCTCTAAGACAGCTCGGCCCGGCCCCCGACCTGGCCCCTCAGGCTCAACAGCGGCCCCCGGCAGTAAGAAAGCCGATAG CAAAACCAAGGAGCCTGCAGCCAGTGTAG GGTCGAGGCATGTGACGCACTGTAAAG TGACTATGCAGATCTATCTGAGCCCCCAAACAAAAGGGACTGGGTCTTCTGAAGTGGCCAAATCAGCCCCCACGGTCCCCAACTCCAGACCAACCagaacccccaccccccctcagACCAAAGGAGTCCCCCCAACCTCCGACCGAACCAAGCCCAAGACACGCAAAACACACCCTGCCTTCACCCTCCCCCTGCAGAAAAGCACCAATCAAAATACGTATTCTCCTCTGGATACATTCAATTACAAAAGCCCCTTCAAATCACCCAGCCATTACTTCCAGATCTGTTACTAG
- the LOC139582691 gene encoding echinoderm microtubule-associated protein-like 1 isoform X3, protein MEEDIVCQTVEERRRRSSGVEEGLPSMRNLYDIFSLHRVSKDDCSSAASGIDVADRLTYLEQRMQIQDDEIQLLKMALADVLKRLNISEEHQATNAKKGPAEKAARPVSLALLSRPSMNSLASLKKSSTSSTMPSTSTTRNYSPLPGASAKSGVKSSAGSLKDCTSKTARPGPRPGPSGSTAAPGSKKADSKTKEPAASVGSRHVTHCKVTMQIYLSPQTKGTGSSEVAKSAPTVPNSRPTRTPTPPQTKGVPPTSDRTKPKTRKTHPAFTLPLQKSTNQNTYSPLDTFNYKSPFKSPSHYFQICY, encoded by the exons ATGGAGGAAGATATTGTCTGTCAgacagtggaagagaggaggaggaggagttctGGAGTGGAGGAAGGGTTACCCAGTATGAGGAATCTTTATGACATCTTCTCACTGCACAGGGTTTCCAAAG ATGACTGCAGCTCTGCAGCGAGCGGGATAGATGTAGCAGACCGCCTGACATACCTGGAGCAGCGGATGCAGATACAGGATGATGAGATCCAGCTTCTGAAGATGGCCCTGGCAGACGTCCTCAAGAGACTCAACATCTCAGAGGAACACCAGGCCACCAACGCCAAGAAAGGACCTGCTGAGAAAG CAGCTAGGCCTGTGTCTCTTGCCCTGCTGTCCAGACCATCAATGAACAGCCTTGCCTCTCTGAAGAAAAGCTCCACAAGCTCTACAATgccctctacctccaccacacGGAACTACAGCCCCTTACCAGGAGCATCAGCCAAGAG TGGTGTGAAGAGTTCAGCAGGCAGTCTGAAGGACTGTACCTCTAAGACAGCTCGGCCCGGCCCCCGACCTGGCCCCTCAGGCTCAACAGCGGCCCCCGGCAGTAAGAAAGCCGATAG CAAAACCAAGGAGCCTGCAGCCAGTGTAG GGTCGAGGCATGTGACGCACTGTAAAG TGACTATGCAGATCTATCTGAGCCCCCAAACAAAAGGGACTGGGTCTTCTGAAGTGGCCAAATCAGCCCCCACGGTCCCCAACTCCAGACCAACCagaacccccaccccccctcagACCAAAGGAGTCCCCCCAACCTCCGACCGAACCAAGCCCAAGACACGCAAAACACACCCTGCCTTCACCCTCCCCCTGCAGAAAAGCACCAATCAAAATACGTATTCTCCTCTGGATACATTCAATTACAAAAGCCCCTTCAAATCACCCAGCCATTACTTCCAGATCTGTTACTAG
- the LOC139582691 gene encoding echinoderm microtubule-associated protein-like 1 isoform X2: protein MASGTSMEDSPMEELVDQGLGMEEMGLRRPSLRETYHQDSLLAPDTDFMTDDCSSAASGIDVADRLTYLEQRMQIQDDEIQLLKMALADVLKRLNISEEHQATNAKKGPAEKARPVSLALLSRPSMNSLASLKKSSTSSTMPSTSTTRNYSPLPGASAKSGVKSSAGSLKDCTSKTARPGPRPGPSGSTAAPGSKKADSKTKEPAASVGSRHVTHCKVTMQIYLSPQTKGTGSSEVAKSAPTVPNSRPTRTPTPPQTKGVPPTSDRTKPKTRKTHPAFTLPLQKSTNQNTYSPLDTFNYKSPFKSPSHYFQICY, encoded by the exons ATGGCGTCTGGGACGTCGATGGAGGACAGTCCCATGGAGGAGTTGGTGGACCAGGGGTTGGGGATGGAGGAGATGGGACTGAGGAGGCCCTCTCTTAGGGAGACCTACCACCAAGACTCCCTGCTGGCTCCAGACACAGACTTCATGaccg ATGACTGCAGCTCTGCAGCGAGCGGGATAGATGTAGCAGACCGCCTGACATACCTGGAGCAGCGGATGCAGATACAGGATGATGAGATCCAGCTTCTGAAGATGGCCCTGGCAGACGTCCTCAAGAGACTCAACATCTCAGAGGAACACCAGGCCACCAACGCCAAGAAAGGACCTGCTGAGAAAG CTAGGCCTGTGTCTCTTGCCCTGCTGTCCAGACCATCAATGAACAGCCTTGCCTCTCTGAAGAAAAGCTCCACAAGCTCTACAATgccctctacctccaccacacGGAACTACAGCCCCTTACCAGGAGCATCAGCCAAGAG TGGTGTGAAGAGTTCAGCAGGCAGTCTGAAGGACTGTACCTCTAAGACAGCTCGGCCCGGCCCCCGACCTGGCCCCTCAGGCTCAACAGCGGCCCCCGGCAGTAAGAAAGCCGATAG CAAAACCAAGGAGCCTGCAGCCAGTGTAG GGTCGAGGCATGTGACGCACTGTAAAG TGACTATGCAGATCTATCTGAGCCCCCAAACAAAAGGGACTGGGTCTTCTGAAGTGGCCAAATCAGCCCCCACGGTCCCCAACTCCAGACCAACCagaacccccaccccccctcagACCAAAGGAGTCCCCCCAACCTCCGACCGAACCAAGCCCAAGACACGCAAAACACACCCTGCCTTCACCCTCCCCCTGCAGAAAAGCACCAATCAAAATACGTATTCTCCTCTGGATACATTCAATTACAAAAGCCCCTTCAAATCACCCAGCCATTACTTCCAGATCTGTTACTAG